In Candidatus Fusobacterium pullicola, a genomic segment contains:
- the maf gene encoding septum formation protein Maf, protein MILASKSPRRKEILENIGFNLVIKSEEIEEISDKIEVVEKIKDIAYKKVYAVAEKYSSEYVVGADTIVEVDGEIIGKPKNEIEAKRILEKLSNRSHNVITAFSFINLEKNISIIDAKITKVYFKKLSSEMIDWYIATGEPMDKAGAYGIQDKGSIFVEKIEGDFFTVMGFPIERFMERLAEIGIKLKDIAKI, encoded by the coding sequence ATGATATTGGCATCTAAATCTCCAAGAAGAAAAGAGATATTAGAAAATATTGGATTTAATTTAGTGATAAAAAGCGAAGAAATAGAAGAGATAAGTGATAAGATAGAGGTAGTAGAGAAAATAAAGGATATAGCATATAAAAAAGTATATGCAGTAGCAGAAAAATATTCATCAGAGTATGTAGTTGGGGCTGATACAATAGTTGAAGTAGATGGTGAAATTATAGGAAAACCTAAAAATGAGATAGAGGCAAAGAGAATATTAGAAAAACTATCGAATAGAAGCCACAATGTTATAACTGCTTTCTCATTTATAAATCTAGAAAAAAATATATCTATTATTGATGCTAAGATAACTAAGGTATATTTTAAAAAACTTTCTTCAGAGATGATAGATTGGTATATAGCAACTGGAGAGCCAATGGATAAAGCTGGTGCTTATGGAATACAAGATAAAGGTTCGATATTTGTAGAGAAGATAGAGGGAGACTTCTTTACAGTAATGGGATTTCCAATAGAGAGGTTTATGGAAAGGTTAGCAGAGATAGGAATAAAATTAAAAGATATTGCAAAAATATAA
- the fabK gene encoding enoyl-[acyl-carrier-protein] reductase FabK: MENNKICKLLGIKYPIFQGAMAWIANGNLAGHVSKDGGLGIIAGGGMPVDVLRQEIRKVKSITSNPFGVNLMLMMADVEKQIDVCIEEGVPVVTTGAGNPGPYMEKLKAAGIKVIPVIPSVALAKRMEKIGADAIIAEGMEGGGHIGTITTMSLVPQVVEAVNIPVIAAGGIAGGKQFLAALSLGAEGIQVGTKFLVANECTVHENYKNAILKAKDRSTVSTGNYTGHPVRVIENKFAKQILEMEKVGAPKEEIEQLGTGKLRLAVVDGDVENGSVMAGQVAAMVNEPMSTKEILEGFMRELEEEKVKLAERMNSWK; encoded by the coding sequence ATGGAAAATAACAAAATCTGTAAACTACTGGGAATAAAATACCCAATATTTCAAGGAGCTATGGCATGGATAGCTAATGGTAACCTAGCAGGACATGTATCAAAGGATGGAGGATTAGGAATCATAGCTGGTGGAGGAATGCCAGTTGATGTTTTAAGACAAGAGATAAGAAAAGTAAAATCAATAACTTCTAATCCATTTGGAGTAAATTTAATGCTTATGATGGCAGATGTTGAAAAGCAGATAGATGTGTGTATTGAAGAGGGAGTACCAGTAGTAACAACAGGAGCAGGGAACCCAGGACCTTATATGGAAAAATTAAAAGCAGCAGGAATAAAGGTTATCCCAGTAATTCCTTCTGTAGCACTTGCTAAAAGAATGGAGAAAATAGGAGCAGACGCTATAATAGCTGAAGGAATGGAAGGTGGAGGACATATTGGAACTATCACTACTATGTCACTAGTTCCTCAAGTTGTAGAAGCTGTAAATATTCCAGTAATAGCAGCAGGAGGGATAGCTGGAGGAAAACAATTCTTAGCGGCACTTTCATTAGGAGCTGAAGGAATTCAAGTTGGAACAAAATTCTTAGTAGCTAATGAGTGTACTGTACATGAAAATTATAAAAATGCAATATTAAAAGCTAAGGATAGATCAACAGTTTCAACTGGAAATTATACTGGGCATCCTGTAAGAGTTATTGAAAATAAGTTTGCTAAACAAATATTAGAGATGGAAAAAGTAGGAGCTCCTAAAGAGGAGATTGAACAATTAGGAACAGGAAAACTAAGACTTGCTGTTGTAGATGGAGATGTTGAGAACGGAAGTGTTATGGCAGGGCAAGTTGCAGCAATGGTAAATGAACCTATGAGTACAAAAGAGATATTAGAAGGATTTATGAGAGAGCTAGAAGAAGAAAAAGTAAAACTAGCTGAAAGAATGAATTCTTGGAAGTAA